The genome window atttcttcttttttgagcgtagATTTGGCGTCATAGTTAAGTGACACATGATGGGGCAATTCAGCAACACAATCATTTTTAGCATATTATGCACACATTTTGCATAAATAGACATTGTAACAACTAAAAAGACCAATAccttattatatacttatatataataagcgtaagggagataatttggtcgcatggtcctctggtccaaaagcttatcatccgttgaatcttatattgaacaaataagcaccgttagattggaaaattaacttctgctctacaaggcaactgatatcaccttgcatgtttataattctttttctgaatccaaaacaaattctgtctttcacgtgtatatgatttttttaatcccaaataaatatttcctaccagttttattcgtagaatcatataaatctcaccgtcacaatttttttataatatattttaaaattaataagccggatttatgtgattagcaaatataaaaactttttcttaatccaaaatagattctaccttcttattgcatgtttatgattccttttcttaattcaaaaacaaattatgtttatcaattttaatttagaaccatataaattttttgaaaaatatttaaatcacattatattttttttatttttatttttaacctAGGAATCCGCAGCCGCTAAcattcgggtgcgcactggttaaacccacgagctcatgCAATAGcgtgtgaccaagaggatacatgtcctctctttaaccagctaaaccaacccttgcgggctatTTAAATCAcactataataattctaatataaaatacatttataaatataatctaacaaGAGTTGGCaataacgtattccactcaaaatatattaaaatttgatagaaagaatttaatattttgacagggtgcatacgagaaaaggaatggcttcattaaaatagtttatttgaagtcattaatGACTGTGATGATGCATTTACcacagttctaacttacaaacaaattataattttgaattttattttattgaaaattttaatttattatttataaattaaatttcttcacaccatttaaaatatatttaaaaagttgataaataattaaaaagctcccgtgccttgcacgggctataagctagttttattataaaattattattttaactaataaCCTTATAACTGTGcccaaaaaaaattcttacACCTTTAATGTGGTTTaaccttttaattttcatatcaacagTAAAGTACTTTAAtgtctttgatttttattgttaatttaaaatattaggagattattattttgatacaaTCTGTTATAATATCGTCttgttgttaaattttaatttttttttatagttagTTTTCTTATAAGCTTgatgattaagacttttaatgatttttcatgtaattgtgataaaccagatctcaaacaATGATTTCCTGGAATTTGAAATAGCAAAAACAAGGTAGATATAAGTCACACCCCATGAAGTTCACAAAGACATGAAATATTTAACtcaattatttgtttatttatttttttagctttgtgcaaacttaaaattttaaatattttgatactcgtatttctTAGGATGAGCAATGTAGAATATCATGTCcatttgttaaaaatatatatctatatatctatatctatatctatattctatatctatatctatatctatatctatattctCTTAAAGAGCGCGCAATGCCCGTTTAACAAGTTTTACCCACTTTTTACCCAATTTACAGCGTTAAACAGCTTAAATATATGACCcgttttaaaaacaaataaccGGAATATAACCGGCTTTACACAAATCAATTGCTAGCACTTTCCTTTCTCCCGGACTTCCTTGATGTGCTTCAGACATGGAGTCATGGACAATCATTGCGACGTCAAATCAGCGAATCCAATTTAATCAATGTGAAACTATGGTAAGCGTCTGCCTTCACTATGCTTCATGTGCTGTGTTTCTTTGATttcgaaattcaaatttatggCCTAATCATGGATTCACGACTAGCTGTGCTCTGAACTCATAGTTTGATAAACATCAGTGTACCATGGATTCAAATAAACACCTCGATCAGCCCAAATATTCGCACGCAGGTTGAAAGGCGGTTGAAAGACGAATTTGATAAATTTGCATCTTTTGATCACATAATTTTTGTTTCACATCTTTTGACAAAGACGTGCTGACAATGGCTGATGAATTTGAATTTACAGGTCGTAAAAGAAACAAAGAGAACCATCCGGACATCTCTTTCTCTGGTGATGCTCTTGAACATGGAACTGTACATTGGAACACCACGTGTTTGATACACGAACCCACATTGTTTCTATTCTCCAGGCATCAGAGAGCATGCAGCCGGGAGTGCGTTGAATTCATTTCTTCAAAGACGTGCAGAGAACATCAAGAGATCCAGGACCAATCCTCCAGTGATTGCCAATGTTGCAATCGCTCTTAATGACAATGGGCAAAATATCTACCCATAAACATGGATAAGCAGGGTCTATGgtgctaaattttcaaaattactaTCAGCCTTATCTCGATTTCAAGATCTGCTCAGTTATGTGATGGCTTGATTCTCAATTTCAGTCAAGAAACAGAATAAAAATCATTGCCAGGGTTTATATTTTTGTGCGTGTTTCGTCGCTTGCTCTTTCAGCCGCTTCATCTTTCCACTCTCTCTCTACAAATCAGATGGTAAGCTTCTTCATCATTAATCTGTGTGTATATGTGCGTGTATATATGATAGTTGAATGTGTATTAATGTAATGGCTATTGCAGGCACCTAAGAAAGAAAAGGCACCTCCCCAGCGCTCTTCCTCTCCCCCGGttacatatatgtgtgttatTTGGTCATATTTGATAATGCTATCTTAAGCCCTGTTTGTGACCTAATTAACTGTTGGTTTTAACAATTCGTAAAAAAATTATCCAATAAAATTAGTTCATATTCTGTAGACATGTCGTAATATGTAGTTGTgttttctggcaaaaaaaaatcatgtagTTAAAATGTATAAGCTGGGACATTGCGCTTCATCAAAATTTGCGGCTATTGAGACTATATAAGTAGTGTAGTATTGGAACTGAATTATTTGCCCggttcttattataattttgtacCTGAACTAGACAGGGAGATCTAATAAGAATGTGTTTTCACCTGCACAcacatttttttgtttaaaacatTGGGGAACATGTAAAATTATGAGATTGAACTAGCTGTGCTAGAGATGATGTTTTAATGTGTGTATCTGTATGTTTTTACACGATTTATGATATCCAAAGTATGTGTTTGATTACTGTTGTAGAAATTAATATTGTATGTGTCGTTATTCTGTATATTCTTATCATCTATGTTGGGATTTAAGATCTTAATCTCTGATTTATCACATTAATTTTACAGGTTTTGGTATGAATTCTAATCTCAATTCTTGCGGTGAACAACAAAATGAATTAGAATGCTATCTCCATCCCAAAACGAACATATTATTGCATCTTGACTTTCTCAGAAGGTTTGTCATTTTGATCCTGCAATCTTTCATCTCATCTATTTTGCATTTAAAATTAGCATTAACATGAGCAGACTTACTCAAACATTAACGATAATAGACTTCGTCAAGCTTTATTGATAGTGGCCAGAATTGTATAAGGTGTACAGGTGCTCTACGATTGGTTGCTTCTGTTGCCCGTGCATAAGCACAATAATCTGGCCAACAAACTTGAGGTGATTGCTTTTATAGAAATTTTGCAATATTGCATCTTATTTCACAAAAAATGGTTATTCCTTTTTCTAGGCCATCTGAATCACTTTTAGAGTTTTATTTATAAGACATAAAATTTTCAAGTATGGTGTAGCTTATATTTTACGATTCTTCTTGCAGAAATCGGATCGAAGTTTGTCACCCTGGTCGCGATCATATGGTGGTAGCCAGAATCATAAAAGAATACACAAAAATACATAGAAATTCTATATTATTCTCTGCCGAGAGGCTAATTCCATGACTCAAGTCTTTGTCAAGCAGGTCGGAATTTTAGTACCAGATATAAATGATTTATAGCTTGATTTAGTGGATTTTTTTTGCAAATCATGTCAGATGTGTTGTTTTTTCTCCTAAGTGATAGTATTATCTTTCCTATATTTCTGCCTTTTAACTCCTTATGATTGTATGAGATTATATGTTAGAATTTTTCAGGTCATAAATTGAGTTGTTTCGAGGAAGTTGTGTTTTTAACACTAAGCCCAGTAAAAATCTACACACATTTTATAATGTCAACAAAGGGACTGGATTATGAGTCCCTGAATGAAAATATGAAGAATACTCAATATGCTATCAGAGGTGAGTTGTATCTTCGAGCCTTGGAGCTCCAAGCGCAAGGGAAGGAGGTAGACGCTTCTTGGTAAAATTGAACACATGCCTACCATTTTGTCaatcataataatatttacGCCTTTTACAAAGCAATTTTCTTATCTGATCTCCTCAAAACATTTATCATAAATATCAGTCCCAACTATTCTTTTGCAGATAATCTTAACAAATGTTGGAAATTCTCATGCTCTGGGACAAAAGCCTATAACTTTTCCTTGCCAGGTATTCCCTCTTTATTATGAGTTTGGAAATTACTTTGTGACAAATATTGGAAATTAGTACTATTGTCTTATCACATTTAGTTTTGTTGAGGTGAAATGTACTTAATTGCAGGTGGTTGCTCTGTGTCAAGCTCCATTTCTGATGGATGATCCGAATGTGGGAGTACTATTCCCTGCAGATGCCATTGCCAGAGCTAAACATTACCTGTCAATGACCTCGGGCGGTCTAGGTATGTTGCTTTAGCTTAATAAAGTATCTGTTCACAGATTCATAGTGTTTCTGAGAGGTGTCAAGCCAATTTACTGTTTTCAACTTTGTCTATATATTAAACCTACACATGCCCCTAATTGTCGCACCAGCCTTCAGGTATTTTAGTTCCATTCTGTATATGGCTCACATGCTGCATTGGCTATAAATTAgttctatttttatatattccaTCTTATTGTGCTGAAGAGGGAACACGCAATCAGTAACATATATTTCTTCATTACTCAAATAGGTGCTCACTGCAACGGAGGTGGCCTTCTTGGTATCAGAAAAGAGGTGGCAGAGTTTATTGAGAAGCGAGATGGGTATCCAAGGTAAAAATGGTTAATGTACTTAAATTCCACTTTCCACTCGCGACCATTAGCTTTGTCACTCAATTATATGTCCTGATGGTTTTATGCATCAGCATTAGCGATCCGGAGCTTATATATCTGACAGACGGCGCCAGCAAATGAGTGATGCAAATCTTGCAAACCATTATTTGTGGTCAAGGTGACAGGGTAATCAATGTTCTTTAAGCATAAAATTCTACATTTTTTCCTGATAATGTTTATTCCCAATAAGCATCACTTAAAGCAGTTTTCAGTAAATAGTGAACATTGTGCTTCTTGCATGTCCTATTTTCAAAGACATCTTTTCTGACGTGCTGTGCATTGCTAAccgtataattttttattacagATTTTGGTTCTTGTTCCACAGTATCCACTATATTCGTTTTATGAACAGGTTATTCCCATTGATTACCTATATACTGTTTACTTTTAGAACAAATGTACCGTGATAGGCAGGCAAGCAGATTTACGTTAATCCTAAAGATCCCAGTACATCTAATCATTGTGCACATATTGacaatttacatatatattgaaACTCAGAAAATCCTCCCTTCATGTTGATCTTCGAAGATTAAACCGAAACTACTGGATCTCATACAATGTCATATTAAGGATAATATACAGATTTAAAATCCCTGAACTACGATTAGATGTGAGGATCTAACAAAATTTACTAGCTTCTAAAATGTCTTAAATGTATCACAACATAGGTAACTTTGTAAAAAATTAACATGATTGATTTAAGCCAGCATGTTATTAAT of Daucus carota subsp. sativus chromosome 3, DH1 v3.0, whole genome shotgun sequence contains these proteins:
- the LOC108214027 gene encoding glutamate--glyoxylate aminotransferase 2-like isoform X1, whose translation is MTQVFVKQNFSGHKLSCFEEVVFLTLSPVKIYTHFIMSTKGLDYESLNENMKNTQYAIRGELYLRALELQAQGKEIILTNVGNSHALGQKPITFPCQVVALCQAPFLMDDPNVGVLFPADAIARAKHYLSMTSGGLGAHCNGGGLLGIRKEVAEFIEKRDGYPSISDPELIYLTDGASK
- the LOC108214027 gene encoding glutamate--glyoxylate aminotransferase 2-like isoform X2, translating into MTQVFVKQNFSGHKLSCFEEVVFLTLSPVKIYTHFIMSTKGLDYESLNENMKNTQYAIRGELYLRALELQAQGKEIILTNVGNSHALGQKPITFPCQVVALCQAPFLMDDPNVGVLFPADAIARAKHYLSMTSGGLGAHCNGGGLLGIRKEVAEFIEKRDGYPSDPELIYLTDGASK
- the LOC108214027 gene encoding glutamate--glyoxylate aminotransferase 2-like isoform X3; translation: MSTKGLDYESLNENMKNTQYAIRGELYLRALELQAQGKEIILTNVGNSHALGQKPITFPCQVVALCQAPFLMDDPNVGVLFPADAIARAKHYLSMTSGGLGAHCNGGGLLGIRKEVAEFIEKRDGYPSISDPELIYLTDGASK
- the LOC108214027 gene encoding glutamate--glyoxylate aminotransferase 1-like isoform X4, with protein sequence MLSEIILTNVGNSHALGQKPITFPCQVVALCQAPFLMDDPNVGVLFPADAIARAKHYLSMTSGGLGAHCNGGGLLGIRKEVAEFIEKRDGYPSISDPELIYLTDGASK